Proteins encoded within one genomic window of Theobroma cacao cultivar B97-61/B2 chromosome 7, Criollo_cocoa_genome_V2, whole genome shotgun sequence:
- the LOC108662768 gene encoding mitogen-activated protein kinase 19-like translates to MSFTLLKTLIPQLIQDSVLLLLCTAKPGRVVGSVIPYENGKNVKDGYNAKILYRNAVLPPQNVSPHCFLRTSTTNQEKSGIQAGRDPQAKLQPSMAAKPPPGMVIDINSNPYYQPRAKAEQLNDRLPIDTKLMQAQSQFGAVGAAVVAVAAHRNLGTVQYGLS, encoded by the exons ATGAGTTTCACATTACTGAAGACACTTATTCCTCAG CTGATCCAGGATTCTGTTCTCCTTTTGCTTTGTACAGCAAAACCTGGGAGAGTTGTTGGATCTGTCATACCATATGAGAATGGGAAAAATGTTAAAGATGGGTACAATGCAAAGATCTTATACAGAAATGCAGTCCTTCCTCCACAGAATGTCTCCCCACATTGTTTCCTGAGGACTAGCACCacaaatcaagagaaatctgGAATACAGGCGGGTAGGGATCCACAAGCCAAACTGCAGCCTAGCATGGCTGCAAAACCACCCCCTGGGATGGTTATTGACATCAACAGCAACCCCTATTACCAACCGCGAGCCAAGGCTGAGCAGTTAAATGATAGATTACCCATTGATACAAAACTTATGCAGGCACAATCCCAGTTTGGTGCAGTTGGTGCTGCAGTTGTGGCAGTCGCTGCCCACAGGAATCTGGGGACCGTTCAGTATGGCTTGTCGTAA